Genomic window (Synechococcus sp. LA31):
CTGAATCGAAGTGAGCCATTCCCGCTGACTCATCAACCCCGGCAGCTGCCGGGGTTTTTTCATGACAGCCCCACTTCCTGCGCTGGCCCCGGAGCTCTGTCATCCGCTGCGCGCCCTTCACCGTGGGCGCAATCATCCAAGCGGCATGCCGGAATCGAGAGTCTTCGTTGCGATGTCGGCTGCCCTGGGCCTGATGGCTCCTGTGGCTGCATCCGCTGCTGATCTTAATATCTCTGGCGTTAGCCAGTACAACCTCACTGCGTCACGCGACAGCCTGGAGCAGGTGACATCGATCACCCAGTTCTCTGACGTGCAGCCCACTGACTGGGCTTATCAGGCTCTGGGCAACCTGATCGAGCGCTACGGCTGTGTGGCCGGCTACCCCAACGGCACCTACCGCGGCAACCGTGCAATGACCCGCTTTGAAGCGGCCGCCTTGTTGAACGCTTGCCTCGACCGGATCACCGACGTGACCGACGAGCTGAAGCGTCTGATGAAGGAGTTCGAAAAGGAACTCGCTGTGCTGAAGGGCCGCGTGGATGGCCTCGAGGCCAAAGTGGGCGAACTGGAAGCCACCCAGTTCTCCACCACCACCAAGCTCTCAGGTGCGGCCACATTCGTGCTTGGTGCGATGAACTTCGGTGGCAGTAATCGCGCGGCTGTTGATCAGTACCGCACTGAGGAGGGTGCCACGACATTTAACTATGATGTTCGTCTCAATTTTGATACCAGCTTTACAGGAAGAGATCTGCTGCGCACCACCTTGAGGGCGGGGAACTTTGCAAGTTCTGGTTTTGGTGATGGTGATCATCAGCAGCAGCTGGAGGTTGCCTTTCAAGAGGATGCATGTGCCGCTGGCCTGAGCTGTGAGAACGTGCTGGCCGTTAATCGTCTTTTTTATCAGTTCCCAATCGGGGAGCATGTGACGGCCACCGTGGGTGGTCGGGTTCGCCAGGACGACATGTTGGCGCTTTGGCCAAGTGTGTACCCCGCTGACACGGTGCTTGATTTCTTTACGCGTGGTGGTGCCCCTGGTACCTACAGCCTCAATCTTGGAGCTGGTGCAGGCCTCTGGTATCAGAAGAATGGCTGGAGTCTGAGTGTGAACTATGTGGCGGCCACTGGGAACGCTGGCAATAGCAGCGGCTGGGGGAGTGATAAGGGGGGTATCGGCACTCGCTATTCCAATGAAACGGGAACCGTTCAGCTCGGTTATACCGCAGACCAGTGGGGTGCTGCTGTTGCTTACACCTACACATCTCCGTTTGATTATGGCCAGGTTTACGGTGGTGCGGGAACGCCAATGGCTTCTTACATTCCTGCTACAGCAGATAGCACAAGCTCATTGGGCCTGAGTGCCTATTGGCAGCCTGCTGAGAGTGGATGGATCCCTTCGATCAGCGTGGGGTGGGGTTTGAATGTGAGCCAAGGCAACTCATCGAGCGGCTATGCACCTCGTGAATTGGGTTCACCTGACTCACTGGGTAATCGTACGTTGGCGAATTACGATGATCATGCTGTGACGCAGTCATGGTCTATTGGCCTTCAGTGGCTTGATGCTTTTGTGAAGGGAAATGCTTTGGGAATGGGTGTAGGACAAACCACCTTTGTAACCAGCGGCGTTGACCTTCCTGCTACGGATGGCAATTATGCTTGGGAGTGGTGGTACAAGTTTCAGGTAACTGACAATATCTCTGTGACGCCGGCTGTGTTTTATCTCAGTCGACCTTATGGTGCCCTCAGTGGGCGTGGATCATCCAGTGTGGATAGCACGTTCAATAACTTCGCAGCCTTGATCAAAACCAGTTTTAAGTTCTGATGGTCTTGTGCTGATGCAATGAAAAGGGGGCGCAAGCCCCCTTGTTTTGAAGAGCTTGAGCTCCGCTGCCTCTGAGCTCCTGCTGATTATTCGCCGATCTGTGATACAGCAGCCTTGGCTTTCTCAATCACGGCGGGGGGCATGGTCACGTACCCGAGCTCGGGAGCCTGGGCCTGGGCCTGCTCGGAGAGCATGAAATTGAAGGCCTTACGTAGCAGTTCAGTGTTGGGGCCGTTGCCGTTTTTGTAGGCCAGGATCCAGGTGAAGGTCACGATCGGGTAGCCCTTTAGTGGGTTGGGGTTGCCGCCGATCAGCTCGGGGCCCAGATCGATTGACCCCAGTGCTTCGCTTTCGGTGGCACTGGTGGGCTTCACCACCTCGCCGGATGCATTCGTGAGGGCAGCAGCTTGAAGGTTGCCCTTCACATAGGCCGCTTCCACATAGCCCAGGCCACCTTCCACCTGGTTGAGCTGAGCGGCGACGCCCTCATTGCCCTTAGCCCCAACGCCGGTGGGCCAGGCCACGGTTTTAGCGCTGCCGGGACCGTTGTTCCAGGCATCTGAGATGGCGGCCAGATGCTTGGTGAAGTTGTAAGTAGTGCCTGAGCCATCCGAGCGGTGCACCACGGTGAGCTT
Coding sequences:
- a CDS encoding iron uptake porin; amino-acid sequence: MSAALGLMAPVAASAADLNISGVSQYNLTASRDSLEQVTSITQFSDVQPTDWAYQALGNLIERYGCVAGYPNGTYRGNRAMTRFEAAALLNACLDRITDVTDELKRLMKEFEKELAVLKGRVDGLEAKVGELEATQFSTTTKLSGAATFVLGAMNFGGSNRAAVDQYRTEEGATTFNYDVRLNFDTSFTGRDLLRTTLRAGNFASSGFGDGDHQQQLEVAFQEDACAAGLSCENVLAVNRLFYQFPIGEHVTATVGGRVRQDDMLALWPSVYPADTVLDFFTRGGAPGTYSLNLGAGAGLWYQKNGWSLSVNYVAATGNAGNSSGWGSDKGGIGTRYSNETGTVQLGYTADQWGAAVAYTYTSPFDYGQVYGGAGTPMASYIPATADSTSSLGLSAYWQPAESGWIPSISVGWGLNVSQGNSSSGYAPRELGSPDSLGNRTLANYDDHAVTQSWSIGLQWLDAFVKGNALGMGVGQTTFVTSGVDLPATDGNYAWEWWYKFQVTDNISVTPAVFYLSRPYGALSGRGSSSVDSTFNNFAALIKTSFKF
- the pstS gene encoding phosphate ABC transporter substrate-binding protein PstS, with the translated sequence MRRTTTARVVTGLAGVAASLSLVSCSIGGGGGPSGNLSGAGASFPAAIYQRWFQELAEQGVKVNYQSVGSGAGVRQFTAGTVDFGASDAPMKAEDIAKVSRGVLQIPMTAGAIAVAYNNPSCDLKLSQQQLAEIFLGKITNYSQLGCADQKLTVVHRSDGSGTTYNFTKHLAAISDAWNNGPGSAKTVAWPTGVGAKGNEGVAAQLNQVEGGLGYVEAAYVKGNLQAAALTNASGEVVKPTSATESEALGSIDLGPELIGGNPNPLKGYPIVTFTWILAYKNGNGPNTELLRKAFNFMLSEQAQAQAPELGYVTMPPAVIEKAKAAVSQIGE